GAGTTTGCCAGTGGTATTAATATTCGCGCCTGTATTTATGTCGCCGGGATTCTGGGGCTGGCGCTCACCGTAACGCAAACCGGTATTGGTAATGCAGTGGGGGAAACATTACTGCGCGTTATGCCATTAGATACGCAAAAACCGTTTACCAGTTTCCTTGCGCTCACGGGTATCACGACGGCGCTGAATTTTATTATGACCGCTAACGGCGTACCGGCGCTCTATACGACACTGGCGGAAAGTTTTGCGGATGCTAGCGGTTTTCCACTGTTATCGGTCATTATGATTCAGGTGTTGGGTTATTCCACGCCGCTATTACCGTATCAGGCGTCGCCGATTGTCGTTGCGATGGCGTTAGGAAAGGTGCCGACAAAGGCGGGAATGTTGCTGTGTCTGGCGCTGGCGGCGGTAACGTATCTGATACTGCTACCACTGGATTACGCCTGGTTTCGAGTTCTGGGGAAATTATAGCTTTAACAGACTGTTAATTTTTTGTTTTGTGAGATGGTAAATTGTTTTCTGTATGCCGATGGCCGTTAATAATGGAGCGCTGATTTGCGCACAGGAAACTCAAGGATAGATCCATGGACCGATTGACCCCCATCCGCTGTTGGCCTGCCATCATTTCGCTGGTGATTACGCTGACTATCTGGTTTGTTATTCCTTGTCCTGCGGATGTGACTCCACAGGCGTGGCATCTGCTGGCACTGTTTATCGGCACTATCGCAGCGATTATCGGTAAAGCCATGCCGATTGGCGCTATCGCGATTGTGGCGATTATGCTGGTGGCAATGACCGGCGTTACCCATCCTGGCAAACCTTCAGCGGCGCTGAACGATGCGTTGAGCGGCTTTTCTAACCAGCTTATCTGGCTGATTGGCTTATCCATCATGCTGTCACAAAGTTTGTTGAAAACGGGACTGGGGGCGCGTATTGGCTATGGGTTTATTGCGCTGTTTGGTAAAAGAACGCTGGGGATCGCCTGGGCATTAACGCTGGCGGAAACGCTGATTGCACCTGTGACGCCGAGTAATACGGCGCGCGGCGGCGGCATTATTCACCCGGTAATGCGGGCAATTGCGGAGAGTCTTGGCTCTCAGCCAGGAAATCGCGAGAATGGCGCAACGGGCCGTTATCTCGCGTTGGTGAATTACAACATTAATCCGATCAGTTCGGCGATGTTTATCACCGCAACCGCGCCTAACCCGTTAATTGTCAGCTTCCTGACCAAAGGGACGGATGGCGTTCTGACTATGACCTGGGGAATGTGGGCTATCGCCGCGCTCCTTCCCGCAGTGGTATCACTGGTCGTAATGCCCATCGTTATCTGGTGGCTCTATCCTCCTGCCGTTACGCGTACGCCGGATGCGCCGCAGTTCGCCCGACAAAAGCTCAATGCCCTTGGGCCTCTCTCGCTGGCAGAGAAAATCACCCTCGCGGTTTTCATTTTGTTGCTTTGTCTGTGGGCTGGCGTTCCTGCGATGCTTATGGGAAGCGGCTGGATTGTCAATCCTACCAGCGCCGCGTTAATTGGCTTATCGATTCTGTTGCTGACAGGAGTGTTAAGCTGGGACGATATTCTGAAGTGCCGCGGAGCATGGGATACCATCGTTTGGTTCGCCGCACTGGTAATGATGGCGGATTTTCTCAGTAAGCTGGGGCTGGTCGGTTGGCTGGCGACCAGCGTCGGTAGTGCAATCAACCATCTCGGCGTTCACTGGAGTATCGCGACGCTACTACTGATCCTGCTTTACGTTTATTCGCACTACTTTTTCGCCAGCACCACGGCGCATATTACGGCAATGTTTGCGGCGTTCTTTGCTGCGGGATTGGGCCTCGGCGCGCCGCCGGCGCTGCTTGGGCTGATGCTCGGTTTTTCTTCTTCTTTGATGATGTCGCTCACCCACTACGGTACGGGAACCGCGCCCATCATCTTTGGTTCTGGCTATGTTACGCTGGCGGAATGGTGGAAAACGGGGCTGGTGATGAGTGTGGTTAACCTGACTATCTGGGGTGTAACGGGTGCCTTCTGGTGGCACTGGTTAGGATACTGGTAACGCGCAATGAGAAGGGGGAGATATCCCCCTTCCACGCCATTTAAGCCTGTTTAGCGGCTTCGGCTGCTTTCACGATGACAGCAAAGGCGTCAGCTTTCAGCGATGCGCCGCCTACCAGCGCGCCGTCGATGTCCGGCTGTGCGAACAGTTCGGCCGCGTTGGAGGCATTTACGGAACCACCGTACTGGATAATGACCTGCTCAGCGATTTTAGCGTCGGCTTTGGCAATGTGATCACGGATGAATTTATGTACCGCCTGAGCCTGGGCCGGGGTCGCAGATTTGCCAGTACCAATTGCCCAAACGGGTTCGTAAGCGATAACCGCGCCTTCAAATGCTGCTGCGCCCTGAGTCTTCAGCACCGCGTCGATCTGGCGTGCACAAACTTCTTCTGTTTTGCCTGCTTCGTTTTCCGCTTCAGTTTCACCGATGCACAGTACTGGCGTCAGACCCTGTTCTTTCAGGATCGCAAATTTTTTCGCGATCAGTTCGTCTGATTCTTTATGGTAAGTACGGCGCTCGGAGTGGCCGATGATGATGTACTGCGCGCCGATATCCTTCAGCATTTCAGCCGAGGTTTCACCGGTGAATGCGCCAGACAGGTTCAGATCAACGTTCTGCGCGCCCAGCATGATGTGGCTACCGGCAGCAGCACGTTTCGCCAGGTCGATATACATTTCCGGCGGAGCGATTGCCACGTCGCAGCCTGCGACGCCCGCCAGTTCTTTACGCAGGTTAGCCACCAGTTCATTTACCATGTGGCGGCTGCCGTTCAGTTTCCAGTTACCCATCACTAAAGGATGTCGCATTTTAATTCTCCACGCTTTATCAGCGAATTAAGGAAGATGGCCGCTCTTCAGAGCAGCATGGTCTGTGAAACAGTATAGAGATTCATCCCTGGAAAGGCTTTGCTTTTTGTCATTTATTGGTTTCTTCTAGGTTGGCGGATAGCGCTAGCTTAATCGGTTCAACTGCGAAGGTCAGCCCCTTTTCACCGTTATCAGCGACAACATAACGTACCGCGCCTTCGGTCTCGGCGTAGTAGTGTTTGCCTTTACCGGCGATAAGCAGCTTTTGCAATTTTTTCTGGCTTTGTTCTTTTGTCAGCAACGGTGCAACGGTGCGGATGATAGCGGCCATATATTCCAGCGCTTTCGCCTTCGCCGCTTTCTGCTCCGGTCCCTGAATCGGCAGCCAGGTAATCTGCATACTTTTTACTTTGAGCGTACCGCGCTCCAGCGCCGTGGAGGCATACAAATTTTCGTTAATCTTACTGGCGGCGCGAGTCAGACTCGCCTTGTCGCGACTATTCTCAATGGCGCGAAACTCATTGAGTGGCAGATCGGGATTCTGACGGTTAAAGTTTTCACGAAATTGGCTAATAGAGAGATCAAAGGTAGGCGAACCCGCCAGCAAATAGGGTGCCGTCGTGGTCGATGAAGAGAGCTGCGCACGCGCCGTTATACTGGCGGTGAAGGCAGAAAACAACAATAAAAACAGAGTACATCCAGGCTTCATCAATCTTACCTTTCGTTAGGACTGCTCACGATTAAAACGATAACTGTCGGCCTTGTCAAAAGGGTAAACTGTAGCGGAAGGTAAAATATAAGGAACTTACATGACCATACAGCAATGGTTATTCTCATTTAAAGGGCGTATCGGACGCCGGGATTTCTGGATTTGGATTGGCCTCTGGTTTGCCGGAATGTTGGCGCTGTTTTCGTTGGCAGGAAAAAATCTGCTTGATATTCAGACGGCGGCATTTTGTCTGGTGTGTCTGCTGTGGCCGACAGCCGCCGTTATGGTTAAACGTCTGCATGACCGGGGACGCTCCGGCGCGTGGGCGTTGCTAATGATACTGGCGTGGATGTTGTTGGCCGGGAACTGGGTCATGCTGCCAGGTATGTGGCAGTGGGTCGTCGGGCGGTTTATTCCGACTCTGATCCTGGTAATGATGCTTATTGATTTAGGCGCGTTTGTCGGTGTTCAGGGTGAAAATAAGTTTGGTAAAACGACGCAGGACGTGAAGTTTAAAGCAGAAACGCAAACGGGCGGTAAACCGTAACCTTCCATGCGGTAAATTGCCCGGTGGCGCGGGCGCTTACCGGGTCTACGGAGTCGTGCCGATGTGTAAGCCGGATAAGGCGAAGCGCCATCCGGCAAAACATCACCAGTAATGTTCAGCCGTCATATGCCCTGGCCGGCGGCGCAGATGTTTGGTCATCTGGCGGGTCTCTTTCAGCAGTTGCTGCGTGTCGCGCACCATCTGCGGGTTTCCGCACAACATGACGTGGCTGGTCTCTTTATCCATCGGCAGGCCAACGGCTTTTTCCAGATCGCCGTTTTCAATGAGTGCAGGCACGCGTCCGGTAAGCGATCCTGGCACGTTTTCCCGGCTGACAACTGTTTGTATGCGCAACTTGCCTTCATAACGCTTTTGTAGCTCCAGCATCAGCGGCAGATAGCTTAAATCGGCGGCGTAGCGCGCGGCGTGGACTAAAACCAGATTGTTAAAGCGCGCTAAATCCTGGCCATATTGCAGGATCGATAAATACGGGCCGATAGCGGTGCCGGTCGCCAGCATCCATAGCGTATCGCAGTCAGGCACTTCATCCAGAACAAAGAAACCGGACGCGTCGCTGACCACTTGTACTTCGTCGCCGGGTTTTAGCGCCGCCAGTCGCGGGCTGAGTTTGCCTTCCGGAACCGTAACCAGATAAAACTCTAAATCAGGATTGTCAGGCGCATTCACATAGGAATACGCGCGCTGAATGCGTTCGCCATCGATCTCCAGTCCGAGTTTGGTAAATTGGCCTGCAGTAAAAGGATTAATGGGGGCGTGAACGGTCAGGCTGAACAGTGCGTCAGTCCAGTTTTGCACCTTAGTGACTTTACCTGTTACCCAATCGGCCATGGTTTTCTCCTGTTCTGAATCGCTACCCTTATCTTCGTTCGTCAGGAGAAAGATTTCCAGCCCCGCAGGGCCGGAAGGCTCTAACTAACAAATGCGCTAGAGGATATGCGCCTGCACTTCTGGATCTTTGCGATCAAGATAGTGAATAGACTGAATGCGCCGGATCGTGCGTGATTTACCGCGGATCAGCAGCGTTTCTGTGGTGGCAATATTGCCTTTACGGCTAATTCCTTCCAGCAGATCGCCTTTCGTGATGCCGGTCGCGGAGAAAATAACGTTATCGCTGCGTGCCATTTCGTCCAGACGCAGCGCTTTGCCCGCTTCAATACCCATCGTTTTGCAGCGCGACAGTTCCTGTTCGCCAATACGCCGGTTTTCTTCGCTGTCGCCTTTCACGTCATGACGCGCCAGCAGACGTCCCTGCATGTCGCCGTCCAGCGCGCGGATCACCGCTGCGGACACGACTCCCTCCGGCGCGCCGCCTATTCCGTACAGCACATCGACTTCGCTATCCGGCATACAGGTCAGAATTGAGGCCGCGACGTCGCCGTCAGGAATGGCGAATACACGCACGCCCAGATTCGCCATCTCTGCGATAACATCGTCATGACGCGGTTTCGCCAGGATAGTCACGGTCAGATCGCGAAGCGGTTTACCCAGCGCATTCGCAATATTACGCAGGTTATCCGCCAGTGGCAGATTGAGATCAATTGCTCCTTTGGCGCCCGGGCCGACGATCAGCTTTTCCATATACATATCGGGCGCATTCAGGAAGCAGCCTTTATCGCCGACAGCCAATACCGCCAGCGCATTGGCCTGGCCCATTGCCGTCATGCGCGTACCTTCGATCGGATCGACGGCGATATCTACCGCATCGCCGTGGCCTGTACCGACGTTCTCGCCGATATAGAGCATGGGGGCTTCGTCGATTTCGCCTTCGCCAATGACGATAGTGCCGTCAATGTTGACCTGGTTGAGCATGATACGCATGGCGTTGACCGCCGCGCCGTCAGCCGTATTCTTATCGCCTCTTCCCAGCCATTTGTAGCCAGCCAGCGCTGCCGCTTCGGTCACGCGGGAAAATTCGATGGCAAGTTCTCGTCTCATAACAAACTCGTAGCAGAAAGGAATGGTGCGCAGTGTAGCATGTAATAAGTAGAACTCTTTAATATAGTATTTTTATTAAAATTCAATAGCTTAATGTAAGCTATTGAATTTAAAAAATTATAGGCTATTGTTCTAATATTGCTATTTTTTGATATTGACGCAAAGCAGGGTATGCGTAGAATACATGCGGGTTAACGAAGGGAAAAGCTTATGGTTATAACATTAGATGAACATCGTAGAGATACAGCTCCGGCGGGCGATCGCTCTAACGAGAGTAATGCTGATAACGAAAGCGCTATGGTTCTCACTTTTACGCCCAAGAAAAGCATTGAAAATGTTGATGATGATCAAGCTATTGCTGCTATTCTTGCCAGGGCAAAAGCACTGAAGTGGTGATCAATAGTTAAGTATTCTATATTGAGTGCTCTCAACTGTAGATTGTGAGCATTTAAATGGGAACTAATACTGCACAAAAACTTCCTCCTGTTTCTTCTGACCAAGATTCCTCCTCCCAAAATTCAATTGAAATTATAAAAAACAGGCAATCAAAAGAATTGATTTTGGCTTTCTGTGGGCCAATTGGATCTGGAATAAAAGCAATTAGATTAGCATTTGAAAATAATCTTGAAAATCTTGGTTATAAGGTTCATCATATTCACATAAGTTCTTTAATGGATAAAGTTAAAAAAACCTCTGTAAATACTGATCCCTATAACCGATATATAGAAAAGCAAAATCAAGGTAATACCCTAAGGCAAACTTATGGCCCTCAGATTATGGCTGAGGCCGCTATTGCCAGTATTGCTGAAATAAAACAAAAATCAAGAACTTCGATAAATGCTGAAGCACGTTTTAATGAAAAGTTTGTGTATATTATCGATCAATTAAAAAATCCTGCTGAAGTTGAGTTATTAAGACTTGTTTATCAACATAACTTCTATTTAATAGGAGTTGTAAGAAACGAATCTGAAAGAAAAAGAAACTTAAGAGATGAAGGGATTTCTCCTCAGCATATAGATGAACTCATACATTTAGATCGTAAAAGTGGCGGAAGCAAAGGGCAGCAAGTTGAAAAAACTATTCTTGATGCCGATTTCTTTATAAGAAATAATCAAAGTCATTCAACTCAGCTAAATAATAAAGTAGAACGGTTTTTGGGCTTGATTCATGGAAAAAATGGACTCACCCCATCGCTGCATGAGAAAGGTATGTTCAATGCCTTTAGCGCTTCTCTTCAATCTGCATGTTTGTCTCGGCAGGTTGGAGCGGCTATTGTTGATCATGAAGGGAATATTTTATCAACCGGAAGAAACCTGGCGGAGGGCTGTATACATTTGAAGATGAAAATAAAGACTTCAGATGTATTCATAAGGGAGGTAAATGTTATAATGACATGCATAAAGCTAAAATTAAAGATAGCATAACTAAACAAATTAATCTAAGTTTAGATAATGTGCTCACGCAAAGTTCATCAAAACCTTTATTAGAAAAAGCTATTCGGAGTATATTTGTTGATACTAACTTTGTAGAAACACTTGCATCTAATATTTATAGCAACTCCCCAATAAAATCTTTAATTGAATATTCGAGAGCGATACATGCTGAAATGGATGCCATTACAACGTTAGCACGTACAGGAGAGGCATCCACTAAAAATAAGATTATGTTCACTACTACATATCCTTGCCATAATTGTGCTCGTCATATTGTTGCTGCAGGTATTGTTAGTGTTTACTATATAGAGCCTTATGAAAAAAGCCTTGCCTTAGATCTCCATGACGATGCCATTAATGATACAAACATTAATGATACCCAGAAAGTGAATTTTATTCAGTTTGAGGGAGTATCACCACGCCGATATGCTAAGTTTTTCTTTACTACGTCAGATCGAAAAAATTCACAAGGTTATGCGTATCCTTATGCTACGAAATATAGTAACCATGTGGATTATCAATTTATTGATAGCTACCAGGAAATGGAAGATAAAATTACGCAGATATATACCAGTAAAATAAGCGATTAATACCATTTTTAAGAGTCGGCCTATAAAATAGGCCGACTGATAGTATTACTTGTCGTGCTCTTCCCACGCCATCGCGCGTTTAACCGCTTTCTTCCAGCCGCTGTAACGGTAGTTACGCTCGGTAGTTTCAATGCCGGGGCGGAATTCACGCTCAATGACGGCTTTTTCCTGCAATTCGTCCAGATTCTGCCAGTAGCCGACTGCCAGACCGGCCAGGTAGGCGGCGCCCAGGGCCGTGACTTCACGTACTTCCGGGCGTTCTACGCGAGCGCCGAGGATATCCGACTGGAACTGCATCAGGAAATTGTTGGCGACCGCGCCGCCGTCCACGCGCAGGGCGTGCAGGCGAATACCGGAGTCAGCCTGCATTGCCTCCAGTACGTCGCGGGTCTGGTAAGCAATGGATTCCAGCGTCGCGCGGATAATGTGATTAGAATTCACGCCGCGGGTCAGACCAAAAATGGCGCCACGGGCATACGGGTCCCAGTAGGGTGCGCCCAGGCCGGTAAAGGCCGGGACAACGTACACTCCGTTGGTATCTTTCACTTTCGTGGCGAAGTATTCGGAGTCGAACGCGTCGCTGATCAGCTTCATTTCGTCACGCAACCATTGAATGGACGCTCCCGCCATAAACACTGCGCCTTCCAGCGCATAGTTGACTTCGCCGCTCGGGCCGCAGGCGATGGTAGTCAACAAGCCGTTTTCCGATTTTACCGCTTTCTCACCGGTGTTCATCAGCATAAAGCAGCCAGTGCCGTAGGTGTTTTTCGCCATCCCTTCCTTCACGCATAGCTGACCGAATAGCGCCGCCTGCTGATCCCCGGCGATACCGGCGATAGGAATACGTGTTCCGCCTTTACCGCCAATATTCGTCTGGCCGTAGACTTCGGAGGACTTACGTACCTGGGGCAGCATCGCGCGTGGGATATCCAGCACGTCCAGCATTTTGTCGTCCCAGTCAAGATCGTGAATGTTGAACAGCATGGTTCGTGAGGCGTTGGTATAATCGGTGACGTGGACGCGCCCCTGCGTCATCTTCCAGATAAGCCAGGTGTCCACCGTACCGAACAGCAGTTCGCCACGCTTCGCGCGTTCACGCGAACCTTCCACATGATCAAGGATCCATTTCACTTTAGTGCCGGAGAAGTACGGGTCGACAACCAGACCGGTGTTGTCGCGGATGTAATCTTCCAGGCCATCGCGTTTAAGCTGTTCGCAAATATCGGCGGTACGGCGGCACTGCCAGACAATAGCGTTGTATATTGGTTTGCCGGTTTCACGTTCCCAGACGATCGCGGTTTCTCGTTGGTTAGTGATGCCGATAGCGGCAATCTGATCGGAACTGATATCGGCCTTAGCCAGTACTTCTACCAGCGTTGAGCTTTGGGAGGCCCAGATTTCCATCGGGTCGTGTTCCACCCAGCCTGGCTTAGGGTAAATTTGCTCAAATTCACGCTGCGACACGCTGACGATATTCGCGTCATGATCCAGAACGACCGCGCGGGAGCTGGTAGTGCCCTGGTCGAGCGCAACGATATATTTTTTTTCAGTCATAATTTTGTCCCGTAATCAGATTACAGCGAAGCATTTTGTTGTGTGGTAGCGGTGGAATCCTTCTCTTCCACGACGCAGGTATCGCACGGCAAATGACGACCAATGAATTTGCGATAAGCAAATGCGCCCAGAATAGCGCCGACGATGGGGCCAAACAGCGGCACCAGGAAATAAGGAATGTCTTTTCCACCGGTAAACGCAATCTCGCCCCAACCGGCAAGCCCGGCGAACATTTTTGGGCCAAAATCACGCGCCGGATTCATCGCAAAACCGGTTAACGGCCCCATAGAGGCGCCAATAACGGCGATCAGCAA
The Salmonella bongori NCTC 12419 DNA segment above includes these coding regions:
- the fpr gene encoding ferredoxin--NADP(+) reductase, with protein sequence MADWVTGKVTKVQNWTDALFSLTVHAPINPFTAGQFTKLGLEIDGERIQRAYSYVNAPDNPDLEFYLVTVPEGKLSPRLAALKPGDEVQVVSDASGFFVLDEVPDCDTLWMLATGTAIGPYLSILQYGQDLARFNNLVLVHAARYAADLSYLPLMLELQKRYEGKLRIQTVVSRENVPGSLTGRVPALIENGDLEKAVGLPMDKETSHVMLCGNPQMVRDTQQLLKETRQMTKHLRRRPGHMTAEHYW
- the tpiA gene encoding triose-phosphate isomerase encodes the protein MRHPLVMGNWKLNGSRHMVNELVANLRKELAGVAGCDVAIAPPEMYIDLAKRAAAGSHIMLGAQNVDLNLSGAFTGETSAEMLKDIGAQYIIIGHSERRTYHKESDELIAKKFAILKEQGLTPVLCIGETEAENEAGKTEEVCARQIDAVLKTQGAAAFEGAVIAYEPVWAIGTGKSATPAQAQAVHKFIRDHIAKADAKIAEQVIIQYGGSVNASNAAELFAQPDIDGALVGGASLKADAFAVIVKAAEAAKQA
- a CDS encoding DASS family sodium-coupled anion symporter, with the protein product MDRLTPIRCWPAIISLVITLTIWFVIPCPADVTPQAWHLLALFIGTIAAIIGKAMPIGAIAIVAIMLVAMTGVTHPGKPSAALNDALSGFSNQLIWLIGLSIMLSQSLLKTGLGARIGYGFIALFGKRTLGIAWALTLAETLIAPVTPSNTARGGGIIHPVMRAIAESLGSQPGNRENGATGRYLALVNYNINPISSAMFITATAPNPLIVSFLTKGTDGVLTMTWGMWAIAALLPAVVSLVVMPIVIWWLYPPAVTRTPDAPQFARQKLNALGPLSLAEKITLAVFILLLCLWAGVPAMLMGSGWIVNPTSAALIGLSILLLTGVLSWDDILKCRGAWDTIVWFAALVMMADFLSKLGLVGWLATSVGSAINHLGVHWSIATLLLILLYVYSHYFFASTTAHITAMFAAFFAAGLGLGAPPALLGLMLGFSSSLMMSLTHYGTGTAPIIFGSGYVTLAEWWKTGLVMSVVNLTIWGVTGAFWWHWLGYW
- the glpX gene encoding class II fructose-bisphosphatase produces the protein MRRELAIEFSRVTEAAALAGYKWLGRGDKNTADGAAVNAMRIMLNQVNIDGTIVIGEGEIDEAPMLYIGENVGTGHGDAVDIAVDPIEGTRMTAMGQANALAVLAVGDKGCFLNAPDMYMEKLIVGPGAKGAIDLNLPLADNLRNIANALGKPLRDLTVTILAKPRHDDVIAEMANLGVRVFAIPDGDVAASILTCMPDSEVDVLYGIGGAPEGVVSAAVIRALDGDMQGRLLARHDVKGDSEENRRIGEQELSRCKTMGIEAGKALRLDEMARSDNVIFSATGITKGDLLEGISRKGNIATTETLLIRGKSRTIRRIQSIHYLDRKDPEVQAHIL
- the glpK gene encoding glycerol kinase GlpK, with amino-acid sequence MTEKKYIVALDQGTTSSRAVVLDHDANIVSVSQREFEQIYPKPGWVEHDPMEIWASQSSTLVEVLAKADISSDQIAAIGITNQRETAIVWERETGKPIYNAIVWQCRRTADICEQLKRDGLEDYIRDNTGLVVDPYFSGTKVKWILDHVEGSRERAKRGELLFGTVDTWLIWKMTQGRVHVTDYTNASRTMLFNIHDLDWDDKMLDVLDIPRAMLPQVRKSSEVYGQTNIGGKGGTRIPIAGIAGDQQAALFGQLCVKEGMAKNTYGTGCFMLMNTGEKAVKSENGLLTTIACGPSGEVNYALEGAVFMAGASIQWLRDEMKLISDAFDSEYFATKVKDTNGVYVVPAFTGLGAPYWDPYARGAIFGLTRGVNSNHIIRATLESIAYQTRDVLEAMQADSGIRLHALRVDGGAVANNFLMQFQSDILGARVERPEVREVTALGAAYLAGLAVGYWQNLDELQEKAVIEREFRPGIETTERNYRYSGWKKAVKRAMAWEEHDK
- a CDS encoding YiiQ family protein, yielding MKPGCTLFLLLFSAFTASITARAQLSSSTTTAPYLLAGSPTFDLSISQFRENFNRQNPDLPLNEFRAIENSRDKASLTRAASKINENLYASTALERGTLKVKSMQITWLPIQGPEQKAAKAKALEYMAAIIRTVAPLLTKEQSQKKLQKLLIAGKGKHYYAETEGAVRYVVADNGEKGLTFAVEPIKLALSANLEETNK
- a CDS encoding DUF805 domain-containing protein, translating into MTIQQWLFSFKGRIGRRDFWIWIGLWFAGMLALFSLAGKNLLDIQTAAFCLVCLLWPTAAVMVKRLHDRGRSGAWALLMILAWMLLAGNWVMLPGMWQWVVGRFIPTLILVMMLIDLGAFVGVQGENKFGKTTQDVKFKAETQTGGKP
- a CDS encoding deaminase — translated: MHKAKIKDSITKQINLSLDNVLTQSSSKPLLEKAIRSIFVDTNFVETLASNIYSNSPIKSLIEYSRAIHAEMDAITTLARTGEASTKNKIMFTTTYPCHNCARHIVAAGIVSVYYIEPYEKSLALDLHDDAINDTNINDTQKVNFIQFEGVSPRRYAKFFFTTSDRKNSQGYAYPYATKYSNHVDYQFIDSYQEMEDKITQIYTSKISD